Proteins encoded in a region of the Nocardia asteroides genome:
- a CDS encoding helix-turn-helix domain-containing protein, producing the protein MTYSALDLSADSSDSVLEIGGRPASAPLQNTDSVATHMVGYLENVMAPCRSLPGEHVRGDVTKLTRSCLNLAAEMFDRRTVPDERQLGPVRATAARWARESVPLSTILRAYHEGLRIAFGLVTARAEADDVDEVLVAADLLLELLEAITAAVSDAYVDEQRLVAKEHQTATQTLASALLSGRGSSALARQTGIPIAESYQVVALSIPEHPDERDPRVDGNVAARRKLRRLQSELATVFASRALALLSAKGGTLLIPFGDETDTVLTETTLALLADAAEVALTATVVPTDTEQIPESADQAHELLNLVRVGARPPGLYQMSDLAVEYQLTRSGPATRRIATILDPLDAHPELFDTMRAYLGNDMNRQLTARQLYVHPNTVDYRLRRIAQLTSIDLATSAGISQAAIALLARDLDRSVARRL; encoded by the coding sequence ATGACATACTCCGCGTTGGATCTGTCCGCCGACTCGTCCGACTCGGTACTGGAAATCGGCGGCCGACCGGCTTCGGCGCCCTTGCAGAACACCGACAGCGTGGCCACGCACATGGTCGGATACCTAGAGAACGTCATGGCTCCGTGCCGCAGCTTGCCCGGCGAACATGTACGCGGCGACGTCACGAAACTCACTCGCAGCTGCCTGAACCTCGCCGCCGAGATGTTCGACCGGCGTACCGTGCCGGACGAGCGACAGCTGGGCCCGGTACGCGCGACGGCCGCCCGCTGGGCCCGCGAGAGCGTGCCGCTGAGCACTATCCTGCGCGCTTACCACGAGGGACTGCGCATCGCCTTCGGCCTGGTCACCGCGCGAGCCGAGGCCGACGACGTCGATGAGGTGCTCGTCGCCGCCGATCTGCTGTTGGAGCTGCTGGAGGCGATCACCGCGGCGGTGTCCGACGCCTACGTCGACGAACAGCGCCTGGTGGCAAAGGAACATCAGACGGCGACACAGACGCTCGCCTCGGCGCTGCTCAGCGGTCGTGGCAGTTCGGCTCTGGCGCGCCAGACCGGCATTCCGATCGCGGAGTCCTATCAGGTTGTCGCGCTGTCGATTCCGGAGCATCCGGACGAGCGCGATCCGCGCGTCGACGGCAACGTCGCCGCGCGCCGCAAGCTACGGCGGCTGCAATCCGAGCTGGCCACCGTGTTCGCCTCGCGTGCGCTGGCCCTGCTCAGCGCCAAGGGCGGCACACTGCTCATCCCGTTCGGTGACGAGACCGATACCGTCCTCACGGAGACGACACTCGCGCTGCTGGCCGACGCCGCCGAGGTTGCGCTCACCGCCACCGTCGTCCCGACCGATACCGAGCAGATCCCCGAATCGGCCGATCAGGCGCACGAGCTGCTCAATCTCGTGCGCGTCGGCGCCCGGCCGCCCGGCCTCTATCAGATGTCCGATCTGGCAGTGGAATATCAGCTCACCCGCAGCGGCCCGGCGACGCGGCGGATCGCGACCATCCTCGACCCGCTCGACGCCCATCCCGAACTGTTCGACACCATGCGCGCCTACCTCGGCAACGACATGAACCGGCAGCTCACCGCGCGCCAACTGTACGTGCATCCCAATACCGTCGACTACCGCCTGCGCCGCATCGCCCAGTTGACCTCGATCGATCTGGCGACCTCGGCGGGCATCTCGCAGGCGGCGATCGCCCTGCTCGCCCGCGACCTGGACCGCAGCGTCGCGCGCCGCCTCTGA
- a CDS encoding helix-turn-helix domain-containing protein — protein sequence MIAEPDDDGHVQSVVAERGPTVLRIALGGQLRKLRDKKGITREAAGDAIRGSHAKISRLELGRTGFKERDIRDLLTLYGVHDPEERESFLELARQANEPGWWHRYSDLLPQWFGTYLGLEQAASKIRTYESHLVPGLLQTPEYARAVVALGHEDADTDRRVAVRQRRQEILFRSDPPVVWAVIDEAVLHRPVGGPQVHREQMLHLVRLAKLPNVTIQVLPFTAGEHAAAGSSFSILRFAESELPDIVYLEQLTSALYLERRQDLALYLSVMDRLSVQAERPDKSIEIMEKYADAH from the coding sequence ATGATCGCTGAACCCGATGACGATGGTCACGTGCAATCCGTTGTCGCGGAACGTGGTCCGACTGTGCTACGCATCGCATTGGGCGGCCAGTTGCGCAAGCTTCGGGACAAGAAGGGCATCACCCGCGAGGCCGCGGGTGATGCGATCCGAGGCTCGCATGCCAAGATCAGTCGACTCGAGTTGGGCCGTACCGGCTTCAAGGAACGCGACATCCGCGACCTGCTGACCCTGTACGGCGTCCACGATCCCGAGGAGCGCGAGTCGTTCCTCGAGCTGGCCAGGCAGGCCAACGAGCCCGGCTGGTGGCATCGCTACAGCGACCTGCTGCCCCAGTGGTTCGGTACCTACCTCGGTCTGGAACAGGCCGCGAGCAAGATCCGTACCTATGAGTCGCATCTTGTTCCCGGCCTGCTGCAAACGCCCGAATACGCCAGGGCGGTCGTGGCGCTCGGGCACGAGGACGCCGACACGGATCGTCGGGTCGCGGTGCGTCAGCGCAGGCAGGAAATCCTGTTCCGCTCGGACCCGCCGGTGGTCTGGGCAGTGATCGATGAAGCGGTGCTGCACCGGCCCGTCGGTGGACCGCAGGTCCATCGGGAGCAGATGCTGCACCTCGTCAGGCTTGCGAAGCTGCCGAACGTGACGATCCAGGTACTGCCGTTCACTGCGGGCGAGCACGCCGCGGCGGGTAGTTCCTTCAGTATCCTGCGCTTCGCCGAGTCCGAACTTCCGGACATCGTGTATCTCGAACAATTGACCAGCGCGCTGTATCTCGAGCGGCGGCAGGACCTGGCGCTGTATCTGTCGGTCATGGACCGGCTCAGCGTCCAGGCCGAGCGTCCGGACAAGTCGATCGAGATCATGGAGAAGTACGCCGACGCACACTGA
- a CDS encoding antibiotic biosynthesis monooxygenase gives MFSRIVSMKIRPGSRAEFLAAISRSAEASVRTEPGCLRFDICADRVDPHRFFLYQLYTDDEAAEAHRFTEHFLAWHAAAEQFVEPGTQIDYSTDVLFGQE, from the coding sequence GTGTTCAGTCGTATCGTCTCGATGAAGATCCGCCCCGGGTCCCGCGCCGAGTTCCTCGCCGCCATATCACGCAGTGCCGAAGCCTCCGTACGGACCGAGCCGGGCTGTCTGCGCTTCGACATCTGCGCAGATCGGGTGGATCCTCACCGGTTTTTCCTCTATCAGCTCTACACCGACGACGAGGCGGCAGAAGCACACCGTTTCACCGAACATTTTCTGGCCTGGCATGCCGCGGCGGAGCAATTCGTCGAGCCGGGTACACAGATCGACTACAGCACGGACGTCCTCTTCGGACAGGAGTGA
- a CDS encoding SAM-dependent methyltransferase, whose product MPEDHSPLIRTDIPHSARIWNYWMGGKDYYEIDRIAGDAGIEVDPDITTMAMQSRQFLIRAVRYLAGEQGIRQFLDIGTGLPTMQNTHEVAQSVAPESRIVYVDNDPLVLTHARALLTSTTPEGVTTYIDADYHDPELIVADAKHVLNFNEPVAVMFMGVLGHAKTYDDLLRIVHTVLDAVPSGSYLVMWDGTDDSKAYVTLCENYTGTGGTPYVPRPQAQIKAVFDGLELVEPGFVSITQWRSGATEVGEARPISAYGGVARKP is encoded by the coding sequence ATGCCCGAAGACCACAGCCCCCTCATCCGGACCGACATCCCCCACTCCGCGCGGATCTGGAACTACTGGATGGGCGGCAAGGACTACTACGAGATCGACCGCATCGCAGGCGACGCCGGCATCGAAGTCGATCCGGACATCACCACCATGGCGATGCAGTCGCGCCAATTCCTCATTCGCGCGGTGCGTTACCTCGCCGGCGAGCAGGGCATCCGCCAGTTTCTCGATATCGGCACCGGCCTGCCCACCATGCAGAACACCCACGAAGTCGCCCAGAGCGTCGCGCCCGAGTCCCGGATCGTCTACGTGGACAACGATCCCCTGGTGCTCACGCACGCGCGAGCGCTACTCACCAGCACCACCCCGGAAGGCGTGACCACCTACATCGACGCCGACTACCACGATCCCGAGCTGATCGTCGCCGACGCCAAGCACGTCCTGAACTTCAACGAGCCGGTCGCCGTGATGTTCATGGGCGTGCTCGGCCACGCCAAGACATACGACGATCTGCTCCGGATCGTGCACACCGTGCTGGACGCCGTTCCGTCGGGCAGCTACCTGGTGATGTGGGACGGCACCGACGACAGCAAGGCGTATGTCACGCTGTGCGAGAACTACACCGGCACCGGCGGCACTCCTTATGTCCCCCGCCCACAGGCGCAGATCAAGGCCGTCTTCGATGGTTTGGAGCTCGTGGAGCCCGGTTTCGTGTCGATTACGCAGTGGCGCTCGGGCGCGACCGAGGTCGGGGAGGCCCGGCCGATCTCCGCCTACGGTGGGGTCGCACGCAAGCCGTAA
- a CDS encoding DUF397 domain-containing protein, with the protein MSDTSTNEIIGTWRKSSFSNPSGNCVEVAEAANGQVAVRNSRDPEGGILLYTRPEIDAFVRGAKAGEFDYLTS; encoded by the coding sequence ATGTCGGATACATCCACCAACGAGATCATCGGAACTTGGCGCAAGAGTTCCTTCAGCAATCCCAGCGGCAACTGCGTCGAGGTGGCCGAGGCGGCCAACGGCCAGGTGGCCGTGCGCAACTCGCGGGATCCGGAGGGCGGTATCCTCCTTTACACGCGTCCGGAGATCGATGCGTTCGTCCGTGGCGCGAAGGCCGGAGAGTTCGACTATTTGACTAGCTGA